A stretch of Antennarius striatus isolate MH-2024 chromosome 6, ASM4005453v1, whole genome shotgun sequence DNA encodes these proteins:
- the srprb gene encoding signal recognition particle receptor subunit beta: MEGQSDVEMEMAENPFEPFIESARRQLEQQDPVFVIGLVVALAVLVITCVFLKYFLSSKTVRSAVLLVGLCDSGKTLLFSRLLSGKFKRTQTSITDSSAPYKARNDRGSCWTLTDLPGHDSLRSQYLEKFKSSARAIVFVVDSAIFQKEVRDVAEFLYVLLTDAVISRNVPTLLVACNKQDITMAKSAKLIQQQLEKELNTLRVTRSAALSSQDGSVGGSVYLGKKGKDFEFGQLPMKVEFLECSARGNKGEDGEAELECLEKSLAKL; this comes from the exons ATGGAAGGACAATCCGACGTGGAAATGGAAATGGCAGAGAACCCGTTCGAGCCGTTCATCGAGTCTGCGCGGCGGCAGCTGGAGCAGCAGGACCCGGTCTTTGTGATCGGATTGGTCGTGGCTCTGGCGGTCCTGGTCATCACCTGCG TGTTCCTGAAGTACTTCCTCTCCAGTAAAACCGTCAGAAGCGCCGTGCTGCTCGTCGGACTGTGTGACTCCGGGAAAACCCTCCTCTTCAGCCGG TTGCTGTCAGGGAAGTTCAAGCGGACGCAGACGTCCATCACCGACAGCAGCGCTCCCTACAAAGCCCGGAATGACAGA GGCAGCTGCTGGACGCTCACCGACCTGCCGGGACACGACAGTCTGCGCTCCCAGTACCTGGAGAAGTTCAAGTCTTCAGCCAG AGCGATTGTGTTCGTAGTGGACAGCGCCATCTTCCAGAAGGAAGTAAGAGATGTGGCAGAGTTCCTGTACGTCTTGCTGACGGACGCCGTCATCTCCAGGAACGTCCCAACGCTTCTGGTGGCGTGCAACAAACAAG ATATCACCATGGCGAAATCTGCTAAACTgattcagcagcagctggaaaaGGAATT gAACACCTTGCGAGTGACCCGTTCTGCAGCCCTGAGCTCTCAGGACGGTTCTGTGGGCGGTAGCGTGTATCTGGGTAAGAAAGGGAAGGACTTCGAGTTCGGCCAGCTGCCCATGAAGGTGGAGTTCCTCGAGTGCAGCGCCCGTGGCAACAAGGGGGAAGACGGAGAAGCGGAATTGGAATGCCTGGAGAAGAGCCTGGCTAAACTGTAA
- the wdr53 gene encoding WD repeat-containing protein 53 has protein sequence MARQWSGGHSTSILCVGASPGPEGLLASGSEGGQVTVWSPEGGVTGRLTLPGQDDCTSVVFSPASPGQFYLSHGDTVSVLDPRNLKGPAEQFPHAGEEEINAMALNETASVLAVADDSGAVRVLELPGGKVCRTLRRHTNICSSVAFRPHRPNNLLSAGLDMQVMLWGLQKMRPLWTLNLQDVAEEEGDQQQRPGQLFNPPLVHCVSVAGCGNVVGCAAEDGRVHLMQIGSGSKVEQQGAFKAHSQGASQAHFVRFLSHHYWLVTGGNDGLVALWDLSKHPVVSPESKAKTRVPARRKGKSKAKSKEQSQEEAKTATNVEANKEGGGRGGAGSEDVVEDRSRPSLSIRHGDKLNWLCPVVLKGQPSVVVADQSSTLTVYPLCQV, from the exons ATGGCCAGGCAGTGGTCTGGGGGCCACTCCACATCCATCCTGTGTGTGGGGGCATCTCCGGGCCCTGAGGGCCTCCTGGCTTCAGGCTCTGAGGGTGGACAGGTCACAGTGTGGAGCCCAGAGGGGGGCGTCACCGGCCGCCTCACCCTCCCTGGACAGGATGACTGCACCAGCGTTGTGTTTTCCCCTGCGTCTCCAGGCCAGTTCTATCTGTCACACGGAGACACGGTTAGCGTGCTCGACCCCAGGAACCTGAAAGGCCCCGCTGAGCAGTTCCCACATGCAGGGGAGGAGGAGATCAACGCCATGGCACTGAATGAGACGGCGTCAGTTCtggcggtggctgatgactccgGGGCAGTTCGGGTCCTGGAGCTTCCTGGGGGTAAAGTTTGCAGGACGCTTCGCAGACACACTAACATCTGCTCCTCTGTGGCCTTCAGGCCCCACAGGCCCAATAACTTGCTGTCTGCAGGACTGGACATGCAG GTTATGCTGTGGGGGCTTCAGAAGATGCGTCCTCTTTGGACCCTCAACCTGCAGGATGTagcagaggaagaaggtgaCCAACAGCAGCGCCCCGGGCAGCTGTTCAATCCGCCGCTGGtccactgtgtgtctgtggccgGCTGTGGGAACGTTGTGGGGTGTGCAGCAGAAGATGGGCGGGTGCATCTGATGCAGATCGGAAGTGGCTCTAAAGTGGAACAGCAAGGAGCTTTCAAGGCTCACAGTCAGGGCGCCTCGCAAGCCCACTTTGTGAGGTTCTTGTCCCACCATTACTGGCTTGTCACTGGGGGGAATGATGGTCTGGTCGCCCTGTGGGACCTTAGTAAGCATCCGGTGGTGTCGCCGGAGTCAAAGGCCAAAACCCGAGTCCCGGCACGCAGAAAGGGGAAGAGCAAAGCAAAGAGCAAAGAACAATCCCAGGAAGAAGCCAAGACAGCAACGAATGTAGAAGCAAataaagaaggaggaggaagaggaggagcgggTTCAGAGGACGTTGTGGAGGACAGGAGTCGTCCCAGCCTGAGCATCCGTCACGGGGACAAGTTGAACTGGttgtgtcctgttgtgttgaAAGGACAGCCCAGTGTGGTGGTTGCAGATCAGAGCTCCACTCTGACCGTTTACCCTCTGTGTCAAGTATAG